The sequence CAGCTCGCCCATGAACTCGAAGCTGCCGCGCACGCCGGATTGCTTCGGCAACGGAAGGACGTGAAAGATCGTTGTGAGCAAGAAATAGGCGATGGGATGAAAAACTTTGTGGGACAGGTTGCTTCCCAGCGGAGGCTGGCGCATATCTCGCAGCCGCTCGCCCACCATGGCGATGGCCATCTTGCGGCGCAGCTGCGCGGGCAGCGCCGCCAACAGGAACGCGGCGTCGATCTCTGTCTGATGATTCGCCACCACCAGCAGGGGAGATTTCACGCCGCGCAATTTCTCGCGGCCCTTTGCGCGTGGATAGCCGAGCAACAGCATGGCGGGCATGACCAGAGTCCACCACGCAATCTCGCGCGCGGCGGCCACCGCCCAATGGCGGGGCCAGCGTGCATAAGGATATGAATTTGCGACAGCGGCGGAACGCTGCAATAATTTTTCGAGTTCCCCCACCGTCGTTGCGTTGCTGAACGCCACCTCATTCACATCCATCTGGAAGCGGTCTTCCATTTCACTAAGTAGCTCGACGCGATCAATCGAAGTAAGCCTCAAGTCCTCTTCCAGTCTCGTGCCCGATGAGATGCCCGCGTCCGCCGCAGGGGAATGAGGCGCCACGCGGCGCAAAATCGCGTCGAGCGGGCTGGCTTCCCGTGACAACGATTCCTTGCCCGCTGGCTCTGCCCCGCGCGCCTCGCCGACACTTGCCTGCAACTTCTCACGGATCAGATTCAAGAGTGGCTTGCCGGTCGAAGTTCTCGGCAGATCGTCATGCGGCCACGTCATCCAATAGCGCAACCGCTGATATTCAGCCAGACGGGTGTTGGCCCGCTCAATAATTTTCGCCGCCGCAGATTTGTCGCCCCCTGCGCCAGCTTGCAGAATGAGTGCCGCGCACGCCTCTTCCTGTCCACTCACGGCTCCGTCTACAACCACACCCACCACCACGCAGTCGCGCACCTCCGGCTGGGCGCGCAGCGCCGTTTCGATGTCTTCGGGATAAACGTTCATCCCCGCCGCCGTTACCAAAACATTCTTTTTGCGGCCCTTGAAGTAGAGATTCCCTTCTCTGTCGATCTCGCCGACATCGCCCGTGCGGAACCATCCCTGCTCGTCAGTAAGCGGCTGGAGTTTTTCGCTGTTCCAGTAACCAGCGGCGACATTCTCGCCGCGCACCAGTATCTCGCCCGTCTCGTCGAGGATCATCTCGCGCCCCGGAAGTGATTTGCCGATGAAGTCCTCTCCCTTGCCCAAGGCCCCGCCAAACGGATGCCGCAGGCTGACCAGCGACGCGGTCTCGGTCAATCCATAACCTTGCATGACGAGAACCCCCAGCCTGCCCCAGAAAGTTTCCGTTGCGCGCGAGAGTGCGGCGCCGCCGGAGAGGACCGCCCAGAATTTCCATCCGAATTGGCGGTGGATACGGCGGAAGCGCCACCAACGCCACCAGAAACGCTCTTGTTCCGCCGCCACTAAATCGTGCTGAAATCGCATTGCGCTACCGCTCGCTTCTTCGTCTCGCTCGATCTTGTTCCGCATGGAATCGAGCAGTCGCGGCACCGCCACCAGAACGCTCACGCGCTCACGCCGCGCCGCGCGAATCATCTCCGATGGATTCAGCGTGTCCAGAAAAATGACCGTCGCGCCCAACAGTTGCGGCACGAACAGACCCATGAACTGCCCAAAGACGTGGCTCAACGGCAGCATCTCCAGAAAACGCAGCGGATGCACCCAGCGTTCATACTTGCGATATTTGGCGATTTCGCGTTCCAGCGGTTCGATGTTGGCGAGCAGATTGCCGTGCGTGAGCGCCACGCCCTTGGGCTCGGCGGTCGAGCCGGAAGTAAAAATGATCTGCGCCAAATCCGCGCGCGCGATGCTGGAGGAGGGCAGCGGGTCGGCCGAGTGGCGGGAGAGCATCTGATGGAAATTATCAAACGGGAGTGTGCGTCCTGCAAATTCCGCCGTGCTGAATGCGAATGACAGATCGGCATCCACCACCAGCAACTGCGCGCTCACCTGCCGCGCCACTGTACTCGCAAACTCAGGTGTCGCCGCACGATCCATCGGAACGACAACTGCGCCGCGATAGAGGGTGCCCCAAAATGCAGCAACCCACTCGGCGGAGTTGCCACCCCAGAACAGCACGCGGTTGCCGCAACCGACGCCGCGCGCCTCCAGCTCGCGCGCAAACCGCCGCGCTGAATCCATGAGTTGGGCGTAGCTCCAGCGCTCGGTGCGATACCCGCGCCTATGCACGATGGCGCAGTCGCCGGCATACTGAACCGACTCGTCGAGATACTCCGTCAAGGATTGGCGCGGCATGCGAACCTGATCCTTCGCTAAGCGAGAAAATTCTGCGGTCGATGCCTATTGTAGATGGGATTAATGAAAGCGGACAGTGGGGAACAGGACAGTTTTGGGAAGTATCACAACGCCAACAGAGCCGCGACCGTTAGGGAGCGGTAACCTCCGACGATTCCCACGGTCAAGCGTGTCCGCTCCCTAACGGTCGCGGCTCTGTTCACGCAAAAACTTACAGCGCTGCAACCACAGCGGCACCCACCTGTGTAGTGGTTGCTTCGCCCTTCAAATCGCGCGTGCGTACTCCGCTGTTTAGCGACTGGGACACGGCCGCCTCCACGGCGGCGGCTTCCTTCTCCAGACCGAAGCTGTGGCGCAACATCATCGCGGAGGAAAGTATCGTGCCATAGGGATTGGCGATGCCCTTGCCCGCAATGTCCGGCGCGGAGCCATGCACCGGCTCGTACAGGCCCGTGCGCTCACCGAGCGACGCCGAGGGCAACATGCCGATCGACCCAGTCAGCACGGCGGCTTCATCGCTGAGGATGTCACCGAACAGATTCTCTGTTACCACCACATCGAAGTGCGTGGGCTTGGTGATGATCAGCATGGCGCAGGAATCAACGAGTTGGTGCTCCAGCTTCACATCGGGAAATTCGCGCGTGCCGAGTTCGGTAACCACTTCGCGCCAGAGCTGCGAAGTGTCGAGCACGTTGGCCTTGTCCACGCTGGTGAGCAGCTTGCGACGCCCTTGCGCCAGCTTAAAGCCCCAGCGCGCGATGCGCTCGATCTCACTACGCGAATAGACCATCGTATTGGTGCCGACAGGCTCAGGTCCGCTGCGATCCACACCGCGCGGCGTGCCGTAGTAGATGCCGCCAGTCAGCTCGCGGACGATGATCAGATCGGTTCCGCTTACTACCTCCTGCCTGAGCGGGGACATGGTTTCCAGCGCCTTGTAGCAGAGCGCCGGGCGGATGTTGGCGAACACCGCCAATTCCTTCCGTACGCGCAGGAGCCCCTTCTCGGGCCGCTTCTCCGGCGCGACCGTATCGAAGTCAGGATGCCCCACCGCGCCCATCAGCACGGCCCCGGCGGCCTTGGCCATGGTCAGCGTCTCGGGCGGCAGCGGATCGCCGGTCGCGCGGATGGCCGCCGCGCCGAAGATCCCCGACTGCATCTCCAACTCATGCCCAAATTTCTTCCCCACCGCCTCCAGCACGGCAGTCGCTTGATCAATCACTTCCGGCCCAATGCCATCGCCTGGCAACAACGCAATACGCAGCTTCACGTTTCGAATCTCCTCAAGGTTTTATGATAAATTCCGGTTCACAATCAATGGTACGCCTGTCAATCCAAGATGGCGGTCAGTAGACCAGCAGATGGAAATACGGCGTTCCTTCATAATATAGAGCCCCACCGCATCTGCCAATGTAAGGTTTTGATCGGCAAATCGGCGCAGCATTTTTACACCACCGGCATGTTCCGCACTGCCGACTGCTATCGGATGCAACAGCTTGAAATCTTCGACCATCGCCAGAAACTGCAAGGCTCGCGTACGGTCATAACGGCGCAGAAACCAGCCATGCCCTTCAGCGATCACCAGGGTACTCGTAACCATCGCGGGAGGGTCTGCAAAGAGCCTGTGGAAAAGGGGATGATGCGAGTCTGAACGGTCAAGAAATGCAATCAACGCGGAGGTGTCCACGTAGACTTCAGTCTTTATGGCCATAGATCACTTCATCAATGTTCTGCGATGAGTTCTGGTCTCCCGATTCGACCATTCCGGAATAGCGCATCCACGGCTTGTCGGACGACACCGGGAGGGCTGGCCTTAGTGAGCGCCGCACCAGTTCGGCTAGGGAAAGGCCCAGCCGTCGAGCTTCCCGCTTGGCTGCTGCGTACTCATCGGTGGACAAGCTGATCTGTGTCCGTATCATGATAACAATATACCACGAACTGTTATCAAGAGGAGGTCCGCAGGAATTTCAGGGGCGAATTCATAGCTTATGCGTGCCGCTGACCTTGCTGAGTTCGCGGTCGAACGTGCCCAGGGGCAGATGACCGGCCTTGTGCGCCAGTTCCACCAGCAGGCAATCGGAGAAGCCCGGCACGGGGCGCTTGCGAAAGCTGGCCAGCGCCGCGGCCACCACTTCGGAGTCCTGAATCGTCAGGTCGCGGTGTTTCAAAAGCAGCTCTACGGCGCGGGCGATCTCCGCTGCACTAAGTTCATAGATGGAGGATAAGACCCACATGGTTTCGGCGAGGGCGAGGTGGGACACCCATGCGCCTGCCTCCACAAAGCGGTCGGCGGCGGCTGTTTGCAGCGGATCGTCGCGCAACAGCAACCGCACCAGCACATTCGTGTCAATTGCTTTCATGGGCGGCGCGCATGGCGCTTCCGTATATATCGCGTGATGCCCGCCTTCAACTCCGCCATGCTCCGTGCGCGAGGTGGTCCCTTGGGGAAAAGCATCTGGTGAATTTCCTGCGAGCTGTAGCGTCCGGCACGGCGCACGACGATCTTTCGCCCCGCCGCTTCCCACTCAATCACCGATCCCGGACCCACGCCGAGCTTGCGGCGCACCTCCGCTGGAATGGAAATCTGCCCTTGGGCCGTCAGTCTGGATCGAGCAATGGTCATATCAATATATTACCACGGTAATGCATCTTTACAAACGCCAAGAAAAGGCCTTCGCTCAGCGGCAGGTGAAGTTACTTTGCACCCAGTTGGCGCGATCATTCTCGCCACCCTGCGGGCCGGTGTAGACGGCGCGTTGCGGGTAGGCGCATATCTTGCGTTCATTTTCCACCGAGCCGTTTGCGCGGCGCCGTGAAGCCACCAGGTGGTCCGGCGCGAGGCCCTTCTCCACCCAATCGACAACGGGGGCCAGACGATCCCAGTTATCCGGGCCGGAGCCGCCCGCGCAGTGGTCCATGCCGGGAATCATGAACAGGCGGGCGCGCGCGCGCGCGGCGGCGGCATCGCCGTTGAAGGTGGTCGCCACGACTTCCTTGTAGTAGTCCAGCGTCGGTTCAGCTGAGATCAGCGCGTCGCCCCAGCCGTGGTAGATCACCAGCTTGCCGTTACGTTTGATAAGAAACTCCGTCAGGTTCGCATCGGTGGCATCGAGGTTGGAGGAAACCTGCGCGCCCTTGCCGTCTGTCCAGTCGTCTGGATTGAATTCCCACCACGCGTACTCCGGCGGATTTTTCGTCTTGTCAGGAATGTGCGTTAGGTCCGTGAGGCTGGGCGGCGCAACGCCGGGGTCTTTTCCGTAGAACATATAGTTCATGCGGTCGGCGGTCAGCGCGAGAGCAGAAGGCGCAAACTGATTCCCCGCGAACGGCAGAAGATGCCTGGACCAGCCGAACTCGGAACCGAGCGCTCGGCCTTTGAAAATAATCTTACCCTTGCTGTCCGCCGCGCCGGCGTAGAGGTTCTTGATGGTCTCGATCTGCCGCGTGGTGAAGCAGGCGTCGCCGTTGATGTCGCCCGCGCACATCTGCGCGGCCAGATCCATTGCCGGATCAAACTTGCAGACCAGCGGGTCGTCGACAACGCGGTCGGTGATGCCATCCAGCGCGTCGCACTTGGCGAGCACGGCTTGTTCGAGCAATCCCAGTTTCGTCAGGCTCTCCGGCTTGCCGTCACCATCTTTGTCAAACGCCAGGTCGCCGGCAAATTGGTCGCCGT is a genomic window of Acidobacteriota bacterium containing:
- the leuB gene encoding 3-isopropylmalate dehydrogenase — protein: MKLRIALLPGDGIGPEVIDQATAVLEAVGKKFGHELEMQSGIFGAAAIRATGDPLPPETLTMAKAAGAVLMGAVGHPDFDTVAPEKRPEKGLLRVRKELAVFANIRPALCYKALETMSPLRQEVVSGTDLIIVRELTGGIYYGTPRGVDRSGPEPVGTNTMVYSRSEIERIARWGFKLAQGRRKLLTSVDKANVLDTSQLWREVVTELGTREFPDVKLEHQLVDSCAMLIITKPTHFDVVVTENLFGDILSDEAAVLTGSIGMLPSASLGERTGLYEPVHGSAPDIAGKGIANPYGTILSSAMMLRHSFGLEKEAAAVEAAVSQSLNSGVRTRDLKGEATTTQVGAAVVAAL
- a CDS encoding PIN domain-containing protein encodes the protein MAIKTEVYVDTSALIAFLDRSDSHHPLFHRLFADPPAMVTSTLVIAEGHGWFLRRYDRTRALQFLAMVEDFKLLHPIAVGSAEHAGGVKMLRRFADQNLTLADAVGLYIMKERRISICWSTDRHLGLTGVPLIVNRNLS
- a CDS encoding CopG family transcriptional regulator, whose translation is MIRTQISLSTDEYAAAKREARRLGLSLAELVRRSLRPALPVSSDKPWMRYSGMVESGDQNSSQNIDEVIYGHKD
- a CDS encoding PIN domain-containing protein, whose translation is MKAIDTNVLVRLLLRDDPLQTAAADRFVEAGAWVSHLALAETMWVLSSIYELSAAEIARAVELLLKHRDLTIQDSEVVAAALASFRKRPVPGFSDCLLVELAHKAGHLPLGTFDRELSKVSGTHKL
- a CDS encoding AbrB/MazE/SpoVT family DNA-binding domain-containing protein, with protein sequence MTIARSRLTAQGQISIPAEVRRKLGVGPGSVIEWEAAGRKIVVRRAGRYSSQEIHQMLFPKGPPRARSMAELKAGITRYIRKRHARRP
- a CDS encoding tannase/feruloyl esterase family alpha/beta hydrolase codes for the protein MNRVPYSSRIILAALLLAGSSASAQNGSTSARDKDAACRNLVNHPALTILSAQIKEASGATPRYCYVRGLISPAIHYHVQLPLPENWNNKFLMWGDGGTDGDLDFADHRVAQGYAVANSNTGHDSASEPGAVFAYNNPQAEIDFGYRAVHVTISAAKSLVKAYYGSDPRYAYFEGCSQGGRQALMEAQRYPHDFDGMVAGAPAIYYQSSAVSRIEALKRVYGDQFAGDLAFDKDGDGKPESLTKLGLLEQAVLAKCDALDGITDRVVDDPLVCKFDPAMDLAAQMCAGDINGDACFTTRQIETIKNLYAGAADSKGKIIFKGRALGSEFGWSRHLLPFAGNQFAPSALALTADRMNYMFYGKDPGVAPPSLTDLTHIPDKTKNPPEYAWWEFNPDDWTDGKGAQVSSNLDATDANLTEFLIKRNGKLVIYHGWGDALISAEPTLDYYKEVVATTFNGDAAAARARARLFMIPGMDHCAGGSGPDNWDRLAPVVDWVEKGLAPDHLVASRRRANGSVENERKICAYPQRAVYTGPQGGENDRANWVQSNFTCR